In Monomorium pharaonis isolate MP-MQ-018 chromosome 3, ASM1337386v2, whole genome shotgun sequence, a genomic segment contains:
- the LOC118644702 gene encoding uncharacterized protein LOC118644702, which produces MSNRSTKLALGLLNNKQYEEAIEHIKKTAYVFRFMTVGIDKHWKPCQTGVVMACRFVYSTT; this is translated from the exons ATGTCAAACAGATCTACAAAGCTAGCTCTTGGTCTGTTGAACAACAAACAATATGAAGAAGCAATTGAGCACATAAAGAAAACTGCTTATGTGTTTCGTTTTATGACAGTAGGCATTGACAAACACTGGAAACCTTGTCAAACAGGCGTTGTTATGGCATGC agATTTGTCTATAGCACGACGTGA
- the LOC118644926 gene encoding uncharacterized protein LOC118644926, with amino-acid sequence MGRTCKVEGCNVREGQGKKLFRFPKDPERRAVWVSRTGRRFWQPKASSCVCEDHFDITQWETVREDGSKVLRHCAIPLPVENNENICLITHDHGYAVSACQRHPFRDLTTQVNRLPHDHGYASIQSSKSILVAESQVIARPSNIAVESIPHHVVNQDLTSSLSHNISVMFNVMDYSKEIDHESSSGFSTVNCNSDDLEPLSILADVCAASEPILSIKKSKSSMIQELHDQLKKQKEEIEVLQHNNKLLNIITQKVTKKFNTLKSTYNKCRLRFLREQSKAKFPLILKSRLRADQIEALRRKSNRGFKWSSESIKDALMFKTMWGTTSFTNFVNYLPIFPSARTLQRAVEHIQFESGILDEVFNMLKPALD; translated from the exons ATGGGTCGTACCTGTAAAGTAGAGGGTTGCAATGTTCGGGAAGGTCAGGGAAAGAAGCTCTTTCGCTTTCCTAAAGATCCTGAGAGGCGTGCTGTTTGGGTGTCGAGAACTGGGCGGAGATTTTGGCAACCTAAAGCTTCTAGCTGCGTTTGTGag GATCATTTTGATATAACACAATGGGAAACAGTGCGTGAAGATGGATCCAAAGTCTTACGGCATTGTGCAATACCTTTACCtgtagaaaataatgaaaatatctgTTTGATAACACATGATCATGGGTACGCTGTCAGCGCATGTCAACGTCATCCCTTTCGAGACCTCACCACACAAGTGAACCGCTTACCTCATGACCATGGTTATGCCTCAATTCAGTCATCAAAATCCATCCTAGTTGCAGAAAGCCAAGTGATAGCCAGACCAAGCAACATTGCAGTAGAAAGTATACCACATCACGTTGTAAATCAGGATCTCacctcttctctttctcataACATCTCTGTTATGTTCAATGTTATGGATTATTCAAAAGAAATTGACCATGAATCCTCCTCTGGATTTTCTACTGTAAACTGTAATAGTGATGATCTCGAGCCACTATCTATTTTAGCTGACGTCTGTGCTGCCTCTGAACCGATTCTATCCATTAAAAAGTCTAAGTCATCAATGATTCAAGAATTACACGATCagctaaaaaaacaaaaggaaGAAATAGAAGTCTTACAACATAATAATAAGCTTCTGAATATTATAACACAAAAGGtgacaaagaaatttaatactcTAAAGTCTACTTACAACAAATGCAGGCTTAGATTCTTGCGAGAACAAAGCAAAGCAAAGTTCCCTCTAATCTTAAAATCAAGACTACGTGCTGATCAGATTGAAGCTTTGAGAAGAAAGTCCAATCGTGGTTTTAAGTGGAGTTCAGAAAGTATTAAGGACGCTCTTATGTTCAAGACAATGTGGGGTACTACAAGTTTTACTAATTTTGTGAATTATCTACCTATCTTTCCATCAGCGAGAACCTTGCAAAGAGCAGTTGAACACATTCAGTTTGAAAGTGGTATTTTAGATGAAGTCTTTAACATGCTTAAACCCGCA CTGGATTAA